From the genome of Pseudonocardia sp. EC080619-01:
TGACCGGCTGGGGCCGGACATGCCGAGCATCCGCCGCGCGCGGCTCCGGCGGAGCCGGGCGGACCCCCCACGGGGCGGTGCCCGCACGCGGGTGCTGACCCCACCACGGAACGGGGGGCGCCTCCGGCGGAGCGGGTGTGCACACGATCGAGCGGGAGGCCCCGTGCCGCGACCGTTGACGGCAGTCGCAACGAGCGGAAACGAGGCGAATCCCATGACCGTCATCACCGGCCCCCAGCAGTTCAACCAGGACGACCTGTACGTCGACCTCCGGTCGGTCGTCGGACACGCCCTGTACCTCAAGTGCGAGGGTTTCAACTTCGCCGGCTCGGTGAAGCTGAAGGCCGCGACCGCGATGATCGAGGCCGCCGAGCGGGACGGGATCCTGCGGCCGGGCTCGTTCCTGGTCGAGTCCTCGTCCGGCAACCTCGGGGTGGCGCTCAGCATGATCGCCGCCAACCGCGGCTACCGGTTCGTGTGCGTGACCGACTCCCGCTGCAACCTGGCGACCCGACGGCTGATGGAGTCGCTGGGCACCGAGGTGCACGTGATCACCGAGCCGGACCCCGAGGGCGGTCTGCTCGGCGCCCGCAAGAACCACGTCCGGGAGCTGTGCGAGTCCGACGAGCGTTTCGTCTGGCTGAACCAGTACGAGAACCCGAACGCCTGGATGGCGCACCACGCCACCACCGGCCCGGCGATCGCCCGCGAGTTCCCGGACGTCGACGTCGTCTTCGTCGGTGCGGGCACCTGCGGCACGCTGATGGGTGTCGCCCGGTTCTTCCGCGAGTGGAACCCGGACGTCCGCATCGTCGCCGTCGACAGCGTCGGCTCGGTGACGTTCGGCGGTCCGGCGTCGCGCCGGATGATCCCGGGCCTGGGCAGCGGTGAGCGTCCGCCGCAGCTCGACGAGTCCTACGTCGACGACGTCGTGCTGGTCGAGGAGGCCGACACGGTCCGCACCTGCCACCGCCTGGCCCGTACCGGCTACCTGTTCGGCGGCTCCACCGGCACCGTCGTCAGCGGCGCCGAGGCGTGGCTGGCCGAGCACGGCACGCCGGACACGACCTGCGTCGCGCTGGCGCCGGACCTGGGCGAGCGCTACCTGGACACGATCTACCAGCCGCACTGGGTCGAGGACCTCTACGGCGCCGACGCCCTGGCTGACGACTCGGCCCTCGCCGCCGCGTGAGACACC
Proteins encoded in this window:
- the sbnA gene encoding 2,3-diaminopropionate biosynthesis protein SbnA, producing the protein MTVITGPQQFNQDDLYVDLRSVVGHALYLKCEGFNFAGSVKLKAATAMIEAAERDGILRPGSFLVESSSGNLGVALSMIAANRGYRFVCVTDSRCNLATRRLMESLGTEVHVITEPDPEGGLLGARKNHVRELCESDERFVWLNQYENPNAWMAHHATTGPAIAREFPDVDVVFVGAGTCGTLMGVARFFREWNPDVRIVAVDSVGSVTFGGPASRRMIPGLGSGERPPQLDESYVDDVVLVEEADTVRTCHRLARTGYLFGGSTGTVVSGAEAWLAEHGTPDTTCVALAPDLGERYLDTIYQPHWVEDLYGADALADDSALAAA